GAGCCTTAGGAGCCGATTTAAAGACAGCTCGTGGGGGAATATTATTCGCGGCTTTCCTAAAACTATTAATGCCTGTAATCGTCGTTTTACCTGGAATTGCTGCTTATGTATTATATCAAAACGGACACTTTCACACTGAGATGCTACAAGACGGCAGTGTAAATCCTGATAGAGCCTATCCTATTTTATTAAACTTATTACCTGTTGGCTTAAAAGGATTGTCTTTTGCGGCATTAACGGCAGCCATTGTAGCTTCCTTAGCTGGAAAAGTAAATAGTATCTCAACTATATTCACTTTAGATATTTACAAAACCAAATTAAATGTGGATGCTGATGAGAAGAAACTAGTCAAAATTGGAAAAGCGACCATCTTAATTGCCATGATTGTTGCCGTTATTGTTGCGCCATTTTTGGGCATTGATAAAAAAGGAGGTTTTCAATACATTCAGGAATATACTGGGTTTGTGAGTCCAGGTGTTTTTGCGATGTTTATTTTAGGATTCTTCTGGAAGAAAACCACTTCTAATGCCGCTTTATTTGCTACTATTGGCGGATTTATATTTTCCATTATTTTCAAATTCATGCCCGCCTTTGTGGACTTAGCTTTCTTAAACCCAATGGGATTTGCTGTGCCAAATGCTACTGGTGTTTATGAGATTCCATTTATTGATCGTATGGGATTTGTATTTCTGATTTGCGTAATAGGAATGTACTTTATCAGCATGTATGAAAACCGAAAAGGAGTTCAACCTCATGGTTTAGAAGTGGATAAAACCATGTTCAAAATGTCACCAAGTTTTACTGTTGGAATGTTAATTATTATCGCAGTGTTAGCGGCGTTATATACTGTGTTTTGGTAGATTTTCTATAGTTAAAAACAAAAGCCAGAAGTAAATACTTCTGGCTTTTTATTTGACCTTAAAGAGATTGGAAATTATTCTTTAATAATTTTTTTTGTTGCAATTCCTTTGTCTGACATAATTTTTATCAAATAAATACCTGTTTGTAAATCGGAGACCTTAATTTCTGAATCGGAAGTATTCAAAACCTTCTTAACTATTCTACCATTTAAATCAGATATCTCAATACTATTAATTACAGCATCAGAAACATTTGAAATTGTAATGATATCTTTTATTGGATTTGGATATACTGAAATGCCTACATCTAAACTATTACTGTTAACGGACAAAGTGTTTGCGTTAATTAGAAAAGGTAGCTCCTGAGTTACATCAGGCGCTGTAACTGGATTTCCACTATCTATAATGGGTTTCCATAATGAATTTGATGCTACAAACTGTTTCCCATTTGCTGTAAGTATACCTCTAGACCCCGCAATAGTTACCGAAGGGAAAAATATGCTACCATCGTCAAGGGCATGAACTTGGAAAACTACCCAATAGGTACCTGATGAAATTGAAGTTGTTAAATTACCTCTAACTTTCCATATTTTTCTGGTCGTTCCCGGTACTGTGACAGTAGGAATAGAAGTGTTTAAAATTCTGTAAGCTAAAGCATCAGTACTGTTAGCCATATCATAAACATTTGTAGTCATATCTCCAGCTATTAGTGTACCTCCCGAAGAAGGATCTCCATTATATAGTTGAATTCTAAGGGCATCAATTGGAGGAACTGTTCCAGTATAATTTGTTTGATAACAATAAAAAGAAAAATCAGTTATGTTCCAAGTAGCACCAACAGGCACGACAAAATCATCTGCTAATCGAAAACTTGATGTTTCAGCTGTATTGAAAAACCCAGAAAATCCCAGAGAGCCATTGGATTCTAAA
The window above is part of the Flavobacterium sp. N1994 genome. Proteins encoded here:
- a CDS encoding sodium/sugar symporter, whose protein sequence is MQTLATKDYIVFFLYFVIIVGYGFWIYNRKKKAQTSSKDYFLAEGSLTWWAIGASLIASNISAEQFIGMSGSGFKMGLAIATYEWMAAATLVIVAVFFMPVYLKNKIFTMPQYLNKRYNSNVAMIMAVFWLLLYVLVNLTSILYLGALAISSISGLNITFCMVFLALFAIMISLGGMKVIGYTDVIQVFFLILGGLVTTYLALNLVATEFGSTGVINGFHLMTTHANDHFHMIFDKSNPNYMDLPGLSVLIGGMLIINLNYWGCNQYITQRALGADLKTARGGILFAAFLKLLMPVIVVLPGIAAYVLYQNGHFHTEMLQDGSVNPDRAYPILLNLLPVGLKGLSFAALTAAIVASLAGKVNSISTIFTLDIYKTKLNVDADEKKLVKIGKATILIAMIVAVIVAPFLGIDKKGGFQYIQEYTGFVSPGVFAMFILGFFWKKTTSNAALFATIGGFIFSIIFKFMPAFVDLAFLNPMGFAVPNATGVYEIPFIDRMGFVFLICVIGMYFISMYENRKGVQPHGLEVDKTMFKMSPSFTVGMLIIIAVLAALYTVFW
- a CDS encoding T9SS type A sorting domain-containing protein encodes the protein MKKTTLLYIKFLLLGLTQIGNAQLYTNGSISTGTITVNGTVAPASYSWSELPSDVGNALESNGSLGFSGFFNTAETSSFRLADDFVVPVGATWNITDFSFYCYQTNYTGTVPPIDALRIQLYNGDPSSGGTLIAGDMTTNVYDMANSTDALAYRILNTSIPTVTVPGTTRKIWKVRGNLTTSISSGTYWVVFQVHALDDGSIFFPSVTIAGSRGILTANGKQFVASNSLWKPIIDSGNPVTAPDVTQELPFLINANTLSVNSNSLDVGISVYPNPIKDIITISNVSDAVINSIEISDLNGRIVKKVLNTSDSEIKVSDLQTGIYLIKIMSDKGIATKKIIKE